GTGTGCCACGATGACATGGTGCATATTTCTACCGGTCTCCGCATCTTTCCACAAACGGGTTTGCACGAAGTTGCCATTCGTGAAGGAATCATTGCACCCGAAGCTTCGCTGCTGTACCCAACGTTTTATGTTACACCGAATATGACGGCGGAACGTTTGATGGAAATTCTCAGAACATATACCGCAACGCGCTTCAACTGTATTCTTTCAACCGAGTCGACACCATCACCTGAAATGCTGCAGCGTGCCATGGAAATCCGTGCCCGGGAACAGCTTAGCGAACCCATGTTCAGGACGCTGATGAGGGTTAGGAGGGAGGAACTTTCAGGGAAGAATGAATAATTAACAATTAACAATTAATAATTAATAATTGTTCTTTCCTTCTGTATCTCTGCTGGCGCGCGTTTGTAACGCCCACGATAGACTGTTGTTGGCTGGACAGATGTGTTTACACGAAAAAATCACAAATTGGCGATTATAAACGCTTTGGTTTATTACCGGAAAAACAAAAGTTTGAGTATCTTTGGTTATTGCCGCTTAGGCACGTGTAACAAATGCCCGCCAGCCGGGAATTTCAGGGAATATTTTATCTAAAAAACAACACTATCTGCATGAAGAACCTATTAACAATATTGTTTTCCATTTTATTTGTAACAAAAATGGAAGCTCAAAATGACTTCGCGCCAATTGGTGCAGTATGGAAATACAGGTGTATGTCTGCATTTGACACATCCCTGCACACTTGCTCTCTCAATTCTGTTGCAGATACCATTATACAAGGAAGACAATGCAAAATTTTAAAGAAGAATGTGCTCGGGGGATGCGATTACCGGGGGTTTACTGAATATATGTATTCTGATAGTGGAAAAGTATTTTTCTTTGATTCTAATAGAAATATTTTTCAATTATTATTTGATATTAATGCTAATGTTGGCGACCATTTTTCGTTAATTCCCTCATATCCATCAAATGATTCAATTGTTTTTATGGCTGACTCTATTTCCTCCATGATAATCAATAGTATTTCTTTAAAAGTATTGTATATTCATTATATACATAAACCCCCTAATTTGAGTGTGTATGTTTATAATAGTAAAATTATTGAAAGAATTGGATTTACCTCTTTTATGTTTCCTTGGGATAATATTTCATGCGCAGAAGGTTATACTAGACCATTAGGATGCTATTCAGATCCAATTCTTGGTTTTTATGATTTTGGGACTATTACTAATTGCTCCCCGGCCTCTGTAATTGAACCTGAAGAAAACACTTTTTCTATTTTTCCGAACCCGAACAACGGAAAATTTACAGTTTCACTTGACAGCGGCAATAGCAGAATTTTAATTTATAATATTCTTGGAGAATTAATTCACGAAAATATTTATTCAGGCACGCGGCAGAACATATCCATTGAATTGCCTTTTCAATCAAAAGGAATTTACATTGTGAAAATTCAATCGGAAAAAATGCTGATAGCAAAAAAAGTTATTATTGAATGATAAAACGGATTCTGATGGCGGGCGTTTGTATGGCGTGACAGGATATACATAAAATAATAAAAGGTTACTCCACTGATTGTCTAAAACCACCCTGCAGATATCGGCAGCCTGCTGATTAGAATATCAGAGCATCCTTACAACTATTTCCGGGAGTGTTATCGGGTGTATCCGAAGGTGTTGTTAACTATCTCCGGGAGTGTTCACAGGTATATCGGAGTATGTTGTTGACTATCTCCGG
This genomic stretch from Bacteroidota bacterium harbors:
- a CDS encoding T9SS type A sorting domain-containing protein; this encodes MKNLLTILFSILFVTKMEAQNDFAPIGAVWKYRCMSAFDTSLHTCSLNSVADTIIQGRQCKILKKNVLGGCDYRGFTEYMYSDSGKVFFFDSNRNIFQLLFDINANVGDHFSLIPSYPSNDSIVFMADSISSMIINSISLKVLYIHYIHKPPNLSVYVYNSKIIERIGFTSFMFPWDNISCAEGYTRPLGCYSDPILGFYDFGTITNCSPASVIEPEENTFSIFPNPNNGKFTVSLDSGNSRILIYNILGELIHENIYSGTRQNISIELPFQSKGIYIVKIQSEKMLIAKKVIIE